The window CGAGACCGGTGCGTGTCTGCCTACTCACTATTCAGCACAGCAGGCGTCCTTGCGGGTCGCCTCTCCGCTCTGGCCGCCGTCTGCTGCAACCGGCTCCGGCTCCGTGATTCGGTACAGGCTCTGCCGTGCGTCTGCGAAATAAATGTCCTCGTCGACGATGCCGATTTCGGCCAGTCGCTCGAGGGCGTACCTGACCGTCCGTGCCGAGAGCATCGACTCCTCGACGATCTGTTTCTGGGTGAGTGGGCCATCGTACTCGAGCACTTTGAAGACCAACTTCGCGCTCGGTGGCAAGTCTGCGATGTCCTCCCCATCTGTGTTTCCCATGTTACGAATCGAAATGCTCCAGCAGTATAAAAGTTGAGCCTTACTGACTGTCATGAGTCGATATTTATACTCCGGGTTTTTGGAGAAATTAGCCTTTAGATGGCTTCTACACACCGAACACAGAACAATTTGACCAGTCAGTCAGTACCCTGTCACCAACGATGTCGTGACTACCGGCGCTCGAGTCAGGGATTGTCAGGAATTAGTACTATTCCTTACAGGTATTCTCTCACAGCTTATGCCAGGCGTCGTCGTCTTCAGGATCCGGGAGATCAGTGGCTGGTATCACGTCTTCCTCCTCTTCGGATGCCGCCATCTCGTCAGGAGACGGCTGTGACTGGGATTCAGGCTGCTCTTCGAGGTTGAAATCCGGCCAGGCCGTTTCCTCCCAGCGGCCGCGGTCGCTGTAATAGTAGACGACGCTCTCGCTGACGACGGCAAAGAGGCCGCGATTACGGTCGTGAATCACGCGTTCATTCGTGTCGATGGCGACGTCCACCACGTCCTCGAGCGTGTCGAGTGCAATGTGTTCCTCGCCGACCCACATCGGCAACGAACCGTTTGAAATCCACTCCGCGTATCGGTTCTTGTGAACAGCCTGTTTGGCCTGGTCGACGTCGACATCCGACCTGGCGTTGACAAACGCTGCGCCACCGAACGATCCAGCGGTGAGTATCACCAGCAGTCCAACGAGGGTTGTACTCGCCGACTGGGGCTCCTCAACGGTCTGGGTGAGCGGATGGGTCTCTGATGCTGAGGGGTGTTCCTCGAGATAGTAGGTGTTCTCGGTGATGACGACAGGGGTCGAGGCCACCTGGTCACCGACGTGTGGGCCGGTATCGTAGGTAGCCCTGACGATCAGTTCCATGTCGACGGTGCTGATTCCTGCCAGTTCGTCCTCGAGTTCATCTTGCTGCTCTTGCAGGTTACGAACGTCGATCGTCGCCTGGGTGACTCCCGATCCATCCGCAATCGAGGATGATCCGCTCGCCAGGATCGTTTCATCCTCCCAGAACGCCTCCCCATCACGCGTCGCCTCGTACCTGAGCACGATCTCGTGCTCGAAGTCGGTGCCCGAAGGTGCGGCGCTTTCGGCCGTGATCGCGACCACCGGCGTGGCGTTGAGAACGTAGGCTGGTTTGTTCTCGAGCACCGTTCCCTCCTCCCAGAGTCCGTCTTCGACGACTTCGGCACTTGTTTGGACGTCCGTCTCGATCGTCTGGTGGCCGACCTCCTGGGTGGTCGTGGCCGTCGTTGGATTGGCAACGACCCAACCGGTCGCGACCAGCGCAACCGCTCCAATCACGAGCAGAGCAATCAGGAGTGCCCGCCTGTTTTGGGCGATCAGCAAGTCGAGTCGCGGTGTGGAACTCACGTATCGTTTTCCTCGTTTTCGTCGTCAGCTCTCTATTCGTGCGGGTTAGGACGATGACCGACGACGCTCGCTCCTCGAGCAACCACCGTTCCGCCTTCCCCCGCCCCGTCCTATTCGATACAGACAGTCATCGTTCAAATAGTATAACAGTAGTGGCCGCTGACGGCCCTCATCAGCGCCACTTTCGAACCAGCCGTTGGAGACGTCGTGAGAGCGGGACGTGTCTGCCCGGTGTTCTGATACGGAGGTCGCCACCGCCGAATATGAACAACACGAGTCCGATCGTGACGCCAACGAGGACGACGTTGACGGCACCGATCGCGAGGAACGGGTGGACGTCGTGCAGCCAGACCAAGAGCGTCGGCGGCAACACGAGCAGGTATCGGCTCTCGACGATCGTCCGGGTGTACTCCCCTTCTGTTTCGGGTGCGGTCATCGAGAGCGAAACGTCAGTTGTGGTTCGACTCCCGACCGTCGTCGCACGGGGTTGGGCGTCGACGGTCGGATGCGGCGTGTCTACCACTGCAACGACCGGAACGTAGCCGCTGTTGTCGATCGTCCGGGTGATCGTCGTCGTCTCCCCGGGGGCGACCATCTGCGGATCGTCCGTTGGCGAAGCAGTGCTCACGAGGCCGTAAGCGCTGCCACCGGCAGGGATCACCATCGACGCGGTCGCAAACAGAGCGATCAGAACCACGATGACCGAAATCGCCGACCAGAGACCGATCACGTTCTCTCGATCCGTCCGCCGTTTGGTCGATCGCTCGGTGACGCCGACGCGCTCGAGCAGGAGTCCAACGCCGAGCAGTCCGATGCCGAGGGCGACGAGGATCGAACCCGTTCCCTCTGCGTCGAAGGCTGCCGTAATGCCGAGGGGTGCTGTGAGGGCACCGAAGACGAG of the Natronosalvus vescus genome contains:
- a CDS encoding winged helix-turn-helix domain-containing protein is translated as MGNTDGEDIADLPPSAKLVFKVLEYDGPLTQKQIVEESMLSARTVRYALERLAEIGIVDEDIYFADARQSLYRITEPEPVAADGGQSGEATRKDACCAE
- a CDS encoding signal peptidase I, which encodes MNAATMAKQAFLGVVGLVVVLLIIGQLLGQPILLGYVATGSMEPTLNAGDGFVAIPSAVTDSPEVGDVVVFEATTLHGGGLTTHRIVGETEEGYVTRGDANPFTDQDSSEPPVTDEQIVAEAWQVGDTVVRLPHLGTVVMGVHGLAALVFGALTAPLGITAAFDAEGTGSILVALGIGLLGVGLLLERVGVTERSTKRRTDRENVIGLWSAISVIVVLIALFATASMVIPAGGSAYGLVSTASPTDDPQMVAPGETTTITRTIDNSGYVPVVAVVDTPHPTVDAQPRATTVGSRTTTDVSLSMTAPETEGEYTRTIVESRYLLVLPPTLLVWLHDVHPFLAIGAVNVVLVGVTIGLVLFIFGGGDLRIRTPGRHVPLSRRLQRLVRKWR
- a CDS encoding DUF5305 domain-containing protein, with translation MSSTPRLDLLIAQNRRALLIALLVIGAVALVATGWVVANPTTATTTQEVGHQTIETDVQTSAEVVEDGLWEEGTVLENKPAYVLNATPVVAITAESAAPSGTDFEHEIVLRYEATRDGEAFWEDETILASGSSSIADGSGVTQATIDVRNLQEQQDELEDELAGISTVDMELIVRATYDTGPHVGDQVASTPVVITENTYYLEEHPSASETHPLTQTVEEPQSASTTLVGLLVILTAGSFGGAAFVNARSDVDVDQAKQAVHKNRYAEWISNGSLPMWVGEEHIALDTLEDVVDVAIDTNERVIHDRNRGLFAVVSESVVYYYSDRGRWEETAWPDFNLEEQPESQSQPSPDEMAASEEEEDVIPATDLPDPEDDDAWHKL